The nucleotide sequence GCCATCCATGGATCCAAAAGGTACAGGATTTTCAAGAAAACACAGAGAAATGGTTGGACGCTCAATATGCATGATGACTGGATTCCGCGGATGCGGAATAGCAATCCCGTCGCCCACACACGTGGATCCCATGGATTCTCGGGCCAACAGCACCTGATGCAGAAATTCCCGATCCACCTCTGCCGGCATAGGCATGACACGTACCACACTTTGAAGAACCGACGACACATCTGCACCGACCACGCGATAAAAAATTCCGCCCGCTAATAAGGCGTCGTATAATCCCGTCACCATGTGATTGCCTGCATCACCCTCCTCCTCTTCAAACAAACCAGCCGAAACATTGATCCGACGAGCCGTAGCCCATTCCAATAGTTCAGCGCGATTAAAGCGGATCTGATCATTTATTTTGTAGGCAGGAACCTGCCCGTTTTTCACCCAGCGATAAACCGTTTTATCCGAAACATTCAGCAGTTCCGCAGCATCCTGCACGGTTAATTTCATGTCTTTGCTCTCAGTTAAATTCCTGTCTGTCTCACATCTAATTCAGCGAAACCTTTAAGAGAATTAATGAGAATGATCAAGAAATATGAGAATGAATTATCAATATGGTCTATTGAGATGACACATGGAAAAGTTCCAGACATTGGAACTTTCTGCAAAAATAGTTCCAATGATTGGAACGCTCCACCGCTCGCAAAAACCACGCTGACGGGAAACATTCTCGCCAGCACCCCCGCAATCATCAACCCTGCCGAACCTCGCGAATGGCACATAAATCCCCTATTCCATCACGTATCTTTTTCCGCCCATGCTTCCGCTTCGGACCAAAATAATCACGGTTCTCCGCAAAGAACTCCTCCACAAATTCCCGACTTCCCACCACTTGACCATGTGAATAATAACGACACCGACACATCAAGCGCTCAAACTTCGTCAACGCAGTCCGCCGCCTCATCTTTTCCCGCAATAAATCCTGATCCATATACATCAAATTGCGATTATTCCGAACCTCTTCATACATCAGAACATGTTCAAAATACGATTGAGAAACCATTTCCCAGCCTTCATCCCGCTCTATTTCCTGTGCCACCCTTTCAATCCCCCTTCTCGCAAGTGATCCTCCTTCCATCGCCTCGCCAAAGCCACAAAAACGATACGCCTTCGGATCA is from Spartobacteria bacterium and encodes:
- a CDS encoding helix-turn-helix domain-containing protein, which codes for MKLTVQDAAELLNVSDKTVYRWVKNGQVPAYKINDQIRFNRAELLEWATARRINVSAGLFEEEEGDAGNHMVTGLYDALLAGGIFYRVVGADVSSVLQSVVRVMPMPAEVDREFLHQVLLARESMGSTCVGDGIAIPHPRNPVIMHIERPTISLCFLENPVPFGSMDGKPVHSLFTLVSPVTRVHLNLISRIAYALQQPEFKKLIATAALRDDILKAAKGIDAKIDATKAKQ